The Candidatus Cloacimonadota bacterium genome includes a window with the following:
- a CDS encoding T9SS type A sorting domain-containing protein gives MKKLFISIFIVVMYSFLFAETMFINLNNGETMEIDTDEIMGITFSPDVSVEEMVEIISQIPIKFLKNTPNPFNPATTISFELMKKGKISIEIYNAKGQKVRKLLDKKMEAGNHQVIWDGLDDQGKRVASGVFFYKISLNDEQLMKKMIMLK, from the coding sequence ATGAAGAAACTATTTATTTCAATCTTTATTGTTGTGATGTACTCATTCTTGTTTGCCGAAACAATGTTCATTAATCTTAACAATGGAGAGACTATGGAAATCGATACGGATGAGATAATGGGAATAACCTTTAGTCCTGATGTATCGGTTGAGGAAATGGTTGAAATTATCAGTCAGATTCCAATTAAATTTTTGAAGAATACTCCCAATCCGTTTAATCCGGCAACAACAATATCTTTTGAACTTATGAAGAAAGGAAAAATATCGATCGAGATTTACAATGCTAAAGGACAAAAGGTTAGAAAATTACTCGATAAGAAGATGGAAGCTGGAAATCATCAGGTAATCTGGGATGGTTTGGATGATCAAGGAAAGAGAGTAGCCAGCGGAGTCTTTTTCTATAAAATATCGCTTAATGATGAACAGTTGATGAAAAAAATGATAATGCTCAAATAA
- a CDS encoding DUF4476 domain-containing protein — protein sequence MKKIIFIILILFAVSLFSEEVKSRSSFGKMKMNVEGSSSSQQSSSTAVVDLIAEKLDILQKQYLTKLNNFDKRKTDNIVNEIYDLLALLPTDVVIIQHSTRPVTPTRITPVNTDVNINLNVKETTDFGEPESVQEVEEVQVSKIQKAMNDSEFQRLLTNVKNETFADDQMSVVRIAANSKHFTCDQLIQLVGAFSFADEKIDVVRIVYPKVVDKGNAHNILGAFTYSDDKKEVEQIISHLKRK from the coding sequence ATGAAAAAAATCATTTTTATCATCTTAATCCTTTTTGCAGTATCTTTATTTTCTGAGGAAGTAAAGAGCCGGAGTTCTTTTGGAAAAATGAAGATGAATGTGGAAGGATCATCATCGAGTCAACAATCTTCATCTACAGCAGTTGTCGATTTGATCGCAGAAAAACTCGACATACTTCAGAAACAGTATCTGACAAAACTCAACAATTTTGATAAACGCAAAACTGATAATATAGTTAATGAAATTTATGATCTGCTGGCTTTATTACCCACAGATGTAGTTATTATCCAGCATTCAACTCGACCGGTAACCCCAACCCGGATAACACCTGTAAATACCGATGTAAATATCAATCTCAATGTGAAAGAAACCACTGACTTTGGAGAACCTGAATCGGTTCAGGAAGTTGAGGAAGTTCAGGTCTCAAAGATTCAGAAAGCTATGAATGATTCCGAATTCCAGCGACTCCTGACAAATGTTAAAAACGAAACTTTTGCTGATGACCAGATGTCAGTTGTCAGGATCGCTGCAAATAGTAAACACTTTACCTGTGATCAACTCATTCAGCTTGTAGGTGCTTTTTCCTTTGCTGATGAAAAGATCGATGTGGTCAGGATAGTTTATCCGAAAGTAGTTGATAAAGGAAACGCTCATAATATTCTCGGTGCGTTCACTTATTCTGATGATAAGAAAGAAGTGGAGCAGATAATTAGTCATTTGAAAAGGAAATGA